A region from the Lolium perenne isolate Kyuss_39 chromosome 4, Kyuss_2.0, whole genome shotgun sequence genome encodes:
- the LOC127348427 gene encoding uncharacterized protein: protein METLASAMRRDNRRFKASSSSTTSSSAGRIPLVMAFLSCLAWLYVAGRLWQDAQTRAILSGLLEKSSGNLPKAVSVDDKLRNLGCTEIGRKIAEAEMDLTKAKSEGYLWGNGTGTTASDKKKLLGNTTCRLRDVTPPSTPQSPMLSKIRLSLAAASSTPTHGACEDEAGRHPSGQPMAPVRMMAGRPAAVAHVTSHEAAAEPPASHEVAAEPPRSRWRPTTDLTSTWTTRT from the exons ATGGAGACGCTGGCCAGCGCCATGCGCCGCGACAACCGCCGCTTCAAGGCatcgtcctcctccaccacctcctcctctgcCGGAAGGATCCCCCTCGTCATGGCCTTCCTCTCCTGCCTCGCTTGGCTCTACGTTGCGGGCCG GCTATGGCAGGATGCGCAGACTCGGGCGATCCTGTCCGGCCTCCTCGAGAAGAGCTCCGGCAAT CTCCCCAAGGCGGTCTCGGTGGACGACAAGTTGAGGAATCTCGGATGCAC TGAGATCGGGAGGAAGATCGCCGAGGCGGAGATGGACCTCACCAAGGCGAAGAGCGAGGGGTACTTGTGGGGGAACGGGACTGGTACTACAGCTTCCGACAAGAAGAAGCTGCTTGGGAACACCACATGCCGCCTCCGCGACGTGACGCCACCGTCGACGCCCCAGAGCCCCATGCTTTCCAAGATCCGCCTCTCGCTGGCGGCCGCCAGCAGCACCCCAACCCATGGCGCCTGTGAGGACGAGGCTGGGCGTCATCCCTCTGGACAACCCATGGCGCCTGTGCGGATGATGGCCGGCCGGCCTGCCGCGGTGGCACACGTGACCTCACACGAAGCCGCCGCAGAGCCTCCGGCCTCACACGAAGTCGCCGCAGAACCGCCGCGGAGCCGCTGGCGCCCTACAACTGACCTGACGTCGACCTGGACCACGCGAACATGA